A region of the Oceaniferula marina genome:
TACTCCGGCAGCCTTGGGGCATCTTTTCTCAGGACTGAAAGCTGCCCAAAAACTCTCCGGTGAAGAAGCCGCTGCCAACCTCGCAGCATTCGACAGCCTGCTCAGCGCCCTTGGTCTTGAGCTCCCAGCCATCGAGGAGGCCGCCAATACCGACATCCCAGCCGATATTCAAGACCTCGCCGAACGCCGCAGGCAAGCCAAACAAAACAAAGACTGGGCAGCCTCCGACCAACTCCGCGACGAACTGGCAGCCCTTGGCTGGACGATCAAAGACAACCCGGACGGGTATGAACTCACTCAATAATCAACGATCTCAGCTATTGACTCGAAATTTTGTGCTGTAAAAGGTACTCTCCCCCACCTTCAGCTCGCACCCTAATCAAGACAGGGTGAGTCATACCAGCAGCAGACTTATCGACAGCCCAAGTGATTACCCCTTCACGGGTAAGCACCATCCCATCCGGCCCTTCGACCAACTCATATTGTAATGGAGCCTGAGACGAGGATGCCATTTTGAGTGTGACCGTGACTTGATCACCCACCGAGACGAGCGAAGGGAGATAAGTCAACGGGTATAAATAATCGACGCCCTTGGATTTCAAATATTGCCAACAATCAAATTTTCGAACAATCAACGTCCGATTATCCAAAGGAACGGTGCATAACAAACCGAGATGAGCATTGTAAAAAAAACGTTTATTCCATGTCAGAGGATCTTCAGGGGTTTGGCTGAATTTAAACTTTAGCTGACTCTGGTCAAACTCCGGCAAATCAACGGCATTTTCAAGAATACTTTTATGCCGCAGAGCATCATATAGCCCCAATGACAAGTCTTGATGAGCCTCCCGCCCATTGTCAGGCATAGGAACCTGGCAGACAAGCCCCGTCATTGTAGTAGGGATAAATGCAGGATGCTTCATTGTTCCTCTCTGAGAACTTTGTTGATACCCAGCTAACACAGCTCCCTTAAAGGAAGTGTAACAGTATTGCCCTAATGGATCAGGGCTTAACCAACCACTGCCCCCATACTCCCCTTTGGCCATTCCCCCTTGTCCAGAGTAATAGACCATGGTCTTACCAGAAGAGCTATAAGCGTTGGTATAGGCTCCATATGCATGTCCTGTCAGAGATGATGAAAAATGTAAATTTTTGGTTAATCCCGCACTAGGGGGATCGATAGCGATCAGCTTACCAGTTTTAAAATCCCGGAATTCAAAACGGTACATTCCAGCGGATTCAATCGCATCATAATAAACACCTACAATCTGCGATGCTCCAGCTCCCACACTCAGCCCCAAAATGTGCCCTGATACCCATGGGGCAGATTGTCCGGATTTTGCCAACGGCTCATAATCCCAATGCTGTACCCGATTCCCCTTCGCAATTAATAGCTGTCTGGCTCCAGCTCCAAAAGTAACGTTTTCTGCCCCATATGGAATCTCACCGTGGACTTGGCCGGCAGCGCAATCAACAACCACCAATTTCCTTTGGCTCCTGATATCTGCCACCAGATAACGCCCTCCCGCGCCCCACGCCACATCATAAATTTCACCATCAAACAATATTTCCCTTTTGTCTTGAGCAAACAATTCCGGATTACCGGCATAAGGATCAAACCCCGAACTATACGGGCTGCCCTGAGACATCAAACTTGATGTTGATCCGACAAGAGGAACATTCACGGTCTGTTGTGACGTATATGCCTCATCCTTCACTACAACCTTAAGTCCTAACGCCTCACGGGCTAACCTGACTGGTCGCAAAGCAATCGCATGCCAATTTTTCATGGCTATAGGAGTCTTCCGCTGATCATTCAACTTTTGAATCGACTCAAGACCGACAATCACACCTCGGTATTCCTGTCCTTGATGCCCCAA
Encoded here:
- a CDS encoding S1C family serine protease; this translates as MMIVSIRFLRGGARCVLFCLASCLIVGPISAQSSHTVNSVKKATAFVKVKQTGMQGSAFCISTQGYFATCAHVVDGVAEGENVTLVLNSGVALEKEVLALVVRKSPELDLAILKTDAREAPALKFGSPSKLKETEAIMVSGFPLGDALAFGRDNPAATISTGKITSVRSDGKTVGRIQIDAKLNPGNSGGPVVNKKGEVVGVAVSTIVGSNLNFAIGTDHLNLLIKSARVEVDKIEPISYGDRGKPLEVGFELDYLVPSSRKTSVKAYFLSRQMDDREIKVIHLGDSKFKVRGVPVTGHSQVDSYSIRASFIQSSGRYTHTSTTAICDQKVTVGVHQMMLSDISMILPSRQLVLGHQGQEYRGVIVGLESIQKLNDQRKTPIAMKNWHAIALRPVRLAREALGLKVVVKDEAYTSQQTVNVPLVGSTSSLMSQGSPYSSGFDPYAGNPELFAQDKREILFDGEIYDVAWGAGGRYLVADIRSQRKLVVVDCAAGQVHGEIPYGAENVTFGAGARQLLIAKGNRVQHWDYEPLAKSGQSAPWVSGHILGLSVGAGASQIVGVYYDAIESAGMYRFEFRDFKTGKLIAIDPPSAGLTKNLHFSSSLTGHAYGAYTNAYSSSGKTMVYYSGQGGMAKGEYGGSGWLSPDPLGQYCYTSFKGAVLAGYQQSSQRGTMKHPAFIPTTMTGLVCQVPMPDNGREAHQDLSLGLYDALRHKSILENAVDLPEFDQSQLKFKFSQTPEDPLTWNKRFFYNAHLGLLCTVPLDNRTLIVRKFDCWQYLKSKGVDYLYPLTYLPSLVSVGDQVTVTLKMASSSQAPLQYELVEGPDGMVLTREGVITWAVDKSAAGMTHPVLIRVRAEGGGEYLLQHKISSQ